GGGACGAAGGCGAAACTCGCCGCGCCCGTCGTTCGCGACCAGAAGGGCGCCTTCGAGGACCTCTTCGACGAGTTGGTGTCGGAGGGGTACACCCGCGTCGAGGTCGACGGCGAGGGACACGACCTCACCCTCGAGACGCCCGACCTCGACGAGAACTTCGATCACACCGTCGACGTGATCGTCGACCGGATCGCGGTCTCCGCCGAAGGCCGCCCGCGGATCGTCGACGGCGTCGAGACGGCCCTCGAAGAGGCCGACGGCCTCCTCAAGGTGATCCTCCCCGACCCACCCGAGGACGTCGACCTCGGCGAGGAGGCCCGCTCGACCGGCGCGCTCGGCGAGGAGGGCGAGGACGACGACCGCGTCGTCGTCGAGTTCTCGAAGGACCTCGCCTGCACCCACTGCGGCATCGACGTCCCCGAGATCGAGACCCGCAGTTTCTCCTTTAACTCGCCCCACGGCGCCTGTCCCGAGTGCGAGGGGCTGGGCGAGACGAAGGAGGTCGACGAGGACCTCGTGATCCAGGACCCCTCGAAGCCGCTCAAGCACGTCTTCGAGCCGTGGAGCTACAACCGCTCGTACTACCGCACGCGGCTCGACGCCGTCGCCGCCCACTTCGACGTCTCGCTGTCGACGCCGTTCGAGGACGTAGACGAGGCGATCCGGCGACAGTTCCTCTACGGCACCGACGACGAGGTGCTGTTCAAGCGCCACACGAAAAACGGCGTCCGCCGGAAGACCAAGCGCTTCGAGGGGGTCGTCCCCAACCTCGAACGCCGGTACGTCGAGACGGACTCCAGTGGCACCCGCGAGCACATCGAGGACTACATGTCCGTCACCGAGTGTCCGGCCTGTGACGGCACCCGCCTCAAACCCGCGAGCCGCGCGGTGCTGATCGACGACACCTCGATCACCGAGGTCAACCGGATGAGCATCGGCGACGCCCTGGAACACTTCGAGTCGCTGGAGGCCGACCTCAGCGAGCGCGAGAAGGTGATCGCCGAGGAGATCCTGAAAGAGATCCGCGCTCGGCTGAGCTTCATGTGCGAGGTCGGACTGGAGTACCTCACGCTCGACCGGGAGGCCTCGACGCTCTCGGGCGGCGAGAGCCAGCGCATCCGGCTGGCCACGCAGATCGGCTCCGGGCTGGTCGGCGTCCTCTACGTGCTCGACGAGCCCTCGATCGGGCTCCACCAGCGGGACAACGACCGCCTGCTGAACACCCTCGAAGAACTGCGCGACCTCGGGAACACCCTGCTCGTGGTCGAACACGACGAGGAGACGATGCGACGGGCGGACACCATCGTCGACATGGGCCCCGGCCCCGGCAAGCGCGGCGGCGAGGTCGTCGTCAACGGACCGTTCGAGGAGGTCGTCGACAGCGAGGAGTCAGTTACGGGCGACTACCTCTCCGGGCGCAAACAGATTCCGGTTCCCGAGGAGCGACGCGACCCCGACGGCGCGCTGACGGTCCTCGGCGCCCGCCAGCACAACCTCGACGACGTCGACGTGGACGTCCCGCTTGGCTGTTTCACGGCGATCACCGGGGTGTCGGGCTCCGGGAAGTCGACGCTGATGCACGAGGTGCTGTACAAGGGGCTCGCCCGCGAGATGAACGACAACACCTCCGTCATCCCGGGCGACCACGAGGCCATCGAGGGAATCGAGGAAATCGAGACCGTCCGCCTGATCGACCAGTCGCCCATCGGTCGCACGCCGCGATCGAACCCGGCCACGTACACGAACGTCTTCGACTACATCCGGGAACTGTTCGCGAAGACCAAGCTCTCGAAACAGCGCGGCTACGAGAAGGGGCGGTTCTCCTTTAACGTGAAGGGGGGCCGCTGCGAGGAGTGTGGCGGGCAGGGCACCGTCAAGATCGAGATGAACTTCCTCTCGGACGTCTACGTCCCCTGTGAGGAGTGCGACGGCGCTCGCTACAACGACGCCACGCTCGACGTCACCTACAGGGGGAAGACGATCGCCGACGTCCTCGAGATGAGCGTCGAGGAGGCCTACGAGTTCTTCGAGTCCTCGAGCCAGATCCGTCGCCGCCTCAAACTGCTGAAGGACGTCGGCCTCGACTACATGCGCCTCGGCCAGCCCTCGACGACGCTGTCGGGCGGCGAGGCCCAGCGAGTCAAACTCGCCGAGGAACTCGGCAAGCGCGACACCGGCGACACGCTCTACCTGCTCGACGAGCCAACCACGGGCCTGCACAG
The Salinilacihabitans rarus DNA segment above includes these coding regions:
- the uvrA gene encoding excinuclease ABC subunit UvrA, which gives rise to MSKEYIEVRGAEEHNLKDLDVSIPRESFTVVTGLSGSGKSSLAFETIYAEGQRRYIESLSAYARNFLGQMDKPHVETVEGLSPAISIDQKNAANNPRSTVGTVTELHDYLRLLYARVGTPHCPECGREVGEQSAQNMVERILELPEGTKAKLAAPVVRDQKGAFEDLFDELVSEGYTRVEVDGEGHDLTLETPDLDENFDHTVDVIVDRIAVSAEGRPRIVDGVETALEEADGLLKVILPDPPEDVDLGEEARSTGALGEEGEDDDRVVVEFSKDLACTHCGIDVPEIETRSFSFNSPHGACPECEGLGETKEVDEDLVIQDPSKPLKHVFEPWSYNRSYYRTRLDAVAAHFDVSLSTPFEDVDEAIRRQFLYGTDDEVLFKRHTKNGVRRKTKRFEGVVPNLERRYVETDSSGTREHIEDYMSVTECPACDGTRLKPASRAVLIDDTSITEVNRMSIGDALEHFESLEADLSEREKVIAEEILKEIRARLSFMCEVGLEYLTLDREASTLSGGESQRIRLATQIGSGLVGVLYVLDEPSIGLHQRDNDRLLNTLEELRDLGNTLLVVEHDEETMRRADTIVDMGPGPGKRGGEVVVNGPFEEVVDSEESVTGDYLSGRKQIPVPEERRDPDGALTVLGARQHNLDDVDVDVPLGCFTAITGVSGSGKSTLMHEVLYKGLAREMNDNTSVIPGDHEAIEGIEEIETVRLIDQSPIGRTPRSNPATYTNVFDYIRELFAKTKLSKQRGYEKGRFSFNVKGGRCEECGGQGTVKIEMNFLSDVYVPCEECDGARYNDATLDVTYRGKTIADVLEMSVEEAYEFFESSSQIRRRLKLLKDVGLDYMRLGQPSTTLSGGEAQRVKLAEELGKRDTGDTLYLLDEPTTGLHSEDERKLIDVLHRLVDNGNTVVVIEHELDLVKNADHVIDLGPEGGENGGEVIATGTPEEIAHLDDSYTGRYLRDLLPGVDLEGPRGQRVEPVTAPVSDDD